Proteins co-encoded in one Brassica oleracea var. oleracea cultivar TO1000 chromosome C4, BOL, whole genome shotgun sequence genomic window:
- the LOC106341374 gene encoding protein CLP1 homolog 5-like codes for MSYCGLSMNSDATTASTEFSPQVRRVKLEKQSEIRIHVTQISPLKLRVLHGQVEIFGSELPRNVWLTFPPLQQFAVFTWYGATLEIDGVTETDNTSVETPMVSYLSVHNSLQVQRHRVTSSTRDYVSSQGPRVIIVGETDSGKSTLAKMLLSWAAKDGCKPTFVDLNIGQSSITIPGTIAATSVEMPVDPVEGLPLHKALVHYFGHTTATNNLRLYKYLVEELARELEAEFAIKAESRRSGMVIDTMGWTSGLGYQLLLHAIRTFNASLVIVLGQETELVYDLNKAFKFKKNVQILNLERSSGVFSRYSDFRKMLRNNSIQRYFSGATNNLTAYTKTANFTDMQVYRIGALIEKSRSTEPLRITPVLIDKDLVNTVLAISYAKQPHHIISSIVAGFVYITDVDLGEERIKYLCPSAAELPSKIFIMGTLTWHKT; via the exons ATGTCATACTGTGGTCTGTCGATGAACAGTGATGCAACTACGGCTTCTACTGAGTTTAGTCCTCAAGTAAGACGAGTGAAGTTAGAGAAACAAAGCGAAATCAGAATTCATGTGACCCAGATTTCGCCTCTGAAACTCCGTGTTCTCCATGGCCAAGTTGAGATTTTTGGTTCCGAGCTTCCACGAAACGTCTGGCTCACGTTTCCTCCTCTCCAGCAGTTCGCC GTCTTTACGTGGTATGGTGCAACACTCGAAATAGATGGCGTCACAGAGACTGACAATACATCTGTTGAG ACACCTATGGTAAGCTATCTTAGTGTGCACAACTCTCTACAAGTACAAAGACATCGGGTTACGTCCTCAACAAGAGATTATGTTTCTTCACAG GGACCAAGGGTTATCATTGTCGGAGAAACTGACTCTGGGAAGAGCACATTAGCCAAGATGCTTCTTAGTTGGGCAGCAAAAGATGGTTGCAAACCGACCTTTGTTGACCTTAATATCGGACAAAGCTCGATAACCATACCAGGAACTATTGCTGCTACATCTGTTGAAATGCCAGTGGATCCTGTTGAAGGACTACCTCTTCATAAGGCCCTTGTGCACTATTTTGGTCACACCACAGCGAC CAACAACCTTAGGTTGTACAAATACCTTGTTGAAGAGCTTGCTCGAGAATTAGAAGCAGAGTTTGCTATTAAGGCTGAATCTCGACGTTCTGGTATGGTGATTGACACAATGGGATGGACAAGTGGTCTTGGTTATCAG CTTCTTCTCCATGCAATAAGGACTTTTAATGCATCTTTAGTCATCGTCCTTGGTCAA GAAACAGAACTTGTCTATGATCTGAACAAAGCTTTCAAATTCAAGAAAAACGTACAAATCTTGAATCTTGAGAGGTCATCTGGAGTTTTCTCCAGGTATTCTGATTTTCGCAAAATGTTGAGGAACAATAGCATTCAG AGATATTTCAGTGGAGCCACAAACAATCTCACGGCCTACACCAAAACCGCCAATTTCACTGATATGCAAGTTTATCGAATCGGTGCCTTGATAGAGAAGTCAAGGTCTACTGAACCTTTGAGGATCACACCTGTGTTGATTGACAAAGATCTTGTGAATACAGTTTTGGCTATCTCATACGCTAAACAGCCTCATCACATTATCTCAAG CATTGTTGCTGGATTTGTGTATATTACGGATGTTGATCTTGGTGAAGAAAGAATTAAGTATCTCTGTCCATCCGCTGCTGAACTGCCTAGCAAGATATTCATCATGGGGACTTTGACATGGCACAAAACTTGA
- the LOC106340454 gene encoding BAHD acyltransferase At3g29680-like, whose amino-acid sequence MQRVIFYRLHELSAESFYSQIFPKLERSLSITLHHYSPLAGRLTWDAQDPKLCILFSQGDSTTLTVAETEADFSCVSGDGLRPAAELRSFVPSLKASDDSASALSLQITFFPNQGFCIGVTSHHGAVDGKVFLMFIKSWAYVCRLQEHEATKNLPVLPEELTPSFDRTVINIPTRLEEEILGMSAKYRNNIMRTLNPSPAPEITADTISATVELTRENIEKLKERVKNESTRPLELRLSTYVIAFAYAWTWVVKACEDDANRPVGLLVAADFRHRLSPRVPDTYFGNCVFPIGLFGYEAREFSEEDGFVKVVEILSDAVHGLDSGEIESHCMNYVGGVKKIKPGAQIGAIAGSPRLGIYGVDFGWGRPAKTDLVTIDRTKGFFSLSERKNGQDGVEMGLCLEKSEMNIFLSLYKNGL is encoded by the coding sequence ATGCAACGAGTTATCTTCTACAGACTCCACGAGTTATCAGCCGAGTCCTTTTACTCCCAGATCTTCCCCAAGCTCGAGCGTTCTCTCTCCATCACCCTCCACCACTACTCTCCCCTCGCTGGCCGCCTTACGTGGGACGCTCAAGATCCAAAGCTTTGCATCCTCTTCTCCCAGGGCGACTCAACCACGCTTACCGTGGCAGAGACCGAGGCAGATTTCTCCTGCGTTTCAGGAGATGGACTGCGTCCGGCGGCAGAGTTACGTTCCTTTGTTCCGTCTTTGAAAGCCTCAGATGATTCAGCATCTGCGCTTTCTCTGCAGATCACGTTTTTCCCAAACCAAGGGTTCTGCATCGGCGTCACATCGCACCACGGTGCTGTCGACGGGAAGGTATTTTTGATGTTTATAAAATCATGGGCTTACGTTTGTCGATTACAGGAACATGAAGCTACTAAGAATTTACCTGTTCTACCCGAGGAACTAACTCCTAGTTTCGATCGTACGGTCATCAACATTCCGACCAGACTGGAGGAAGAGATCTTGGGAATGTCGGCAAAGTACAGGAACAACATCATGAGGACGCTGAATCCATCCCCGGCACCTGAGATAACTGCTGACACCATCAGTGCCACGGTTGAGCTAACTCGAGAGAACATAGAAAAACTCAAGGAGCGAGTCAAGAACGAGTCAACTAGGCCACTCGAGCTGCGCTTGTCAACTTACGTCATTGCTTTTGCGTACGCTTGGACTTGGGTGGTGAAGGCATGTGAAGACGATGCAAACAGACCGGTCGGTTTGTTGGTCGCAGCGGATTTCAGGCACCGGTTAAGTCCGCGAGTTCCGGATACTTACTTCGGGAACTGCGTGTTTCCAATAGGTTTGTTCGGATATGAAGCGAGGGAATTTTCTGAAGAAGATGGTTTTGTCAAGGTCGTAGAGATCCTAAGCGATGCAGTACATGGTTTGGATTCGGGAGAGATAGAGTCACACTGCATGAACTATGTGGGTGGAGTGAAGAAAATTAAACCGGGTGCACAAATTGGGGCAATCGCAGGGTCACCCCGGTTAGGGATATATGGAGTAGATTTCGGGTGGGGCAGACCTGCTAAAACTGATCTCGTGACCATTGACCGCACCAAGGGATTCTTCTCTTTGTCGGAGAGGAAGAATGGGCAAGATGGTGTGGAGATGGGATTGTGCTTGGAGAAGAGTGAGATGAACATCTTTCTTTCTTTATACAAAAACGGCCTCTAA
- the LOC106337737 gene encoding pentatricopeptide repeat-containing protein At5g39680-like: MSAVSLIERQQVKWDKLTSLLPKPTEALPRLNNLLKLCANLSYLKTGESIHAHLIVKDLLSRPEDAWQINSLINFYAKRGEAHHRARKLFDSMPERNVVSWCTLMKGYQDSGSDSEVLKLFKSMLLSFKSKPNEFVATVVIKSCSSSGRIKEGKQCHGCFLKHGLTSHEYVRNTLLYMYSSCSGAREAIRVLDDLPYCDLLAFNSALSGYLEHGGALGEALEVLRKMAIEEDLVWDEVTYMSSLKLCSSFRDLNMARQVHSRMVRLGFHCGDVNVSGALINMYGKCGKPLYAQRVYDGSTTHAQNIVLNTSIMDAYFQNKSYEEALNLFAKMENRDEVPPNEFTFAVLLNSVAELCLLKHGGLLHGLVVKSGFRSHVMVGNALVNMYAKSGSIQDAWKTFSGMNFRDVITWNVMICGFSHHGLGKEALEVFEEMMVAGEVPNRITFIGVLHACSHMGFVEQGRYYFHHLMKRFNVEPNLQHYTCVVGLLSKAGLFEEVESFMREAPVQWDVVAWSSLLNACYVRRNYSLGKKVAEYAIEMYPNNSGIYILLSNIHAKSKEWDGVARVRSLMKERRVKKEPGVSWICIRNQTHTFLSEDNQHSEIVLIYAKVKEVLSKIRPLGYSPDVAGGYHDVDAEQSESNLSYHSEKLAVAYGLMKTPENSPLYVTKNVRICDDCHSAIQLISRLSNRLIVVRDSNRFHHFQNGQCSCCDYW, from the coding sequence ATGTCCGCCGTGTCTTTGATAGAACGACAGCAGGTAAAATGGGATAAACTCACGTCTTTATTACCCAAACCAACCGAAGCTCTTCCACGCCTTAATAATCTCTTGAAACTCTGTGCTAACTTAAGTTATCTGAAAACTGGAGAATCCATTCACGCTCATCTGATCGTCAAGGACCTATTATCTCGACCTGAGGACGCATGGCAGATCAACTCTCTGATTAATTTCTACGCTAAACGCGGGGAAGCTCATCATCGTGCACGCAAGCTGTTCGACTCAATGCCTGAGAGAAACGTGGTTTCTTGGTGTACGTTGATGAAAGGCTATCAAGATTCCGGGTCCGACTCCGAAGTTTTAAAGCTTTTCAAAAGCATGCTTCTTTCCTTCAAATCAAAACCTAATGAGTTCGTAGCCACTGTAGTTATTAAATCTTGTTCAAGCTCTGGGAGAATCAAAGAAGGTAAGCAGTGTCACGGATGTTTTCTTAAACACGGTTTGACGTCACATGAGTATGTACGCAACACTCTTCTCTACATGTATTCTTCGTGTTCTGGAGCAAGAGAGGCTATCAGAGTTTTGGATGATCTTCCGTATTGTGATCTTCTTGCTTTCAACTCCGCTCTCAGTGGATACTTAGAGCATGGTGGTGCTTTAGGAGAAGCCCTTGAGGTTTTGAGAAAAATGGCTATTGAAGAAGATTTGGTGTGGGACGAAGTTACGTATATGTCTTCTTTAAAGCTTTGCTCTAGCTTCAGAGACTTAAACATGGCTCGGCAGGTTCATAGCCGAATGGTACGGCTTGGATTCCACTGCGGTGATGTTAATGTAAGTGGTGCACTCATTAACATGTATGGCAAATGTGGTAAACCCTTATACGCTCAGAGAGTTTACGACGGTAGTACGACGCACGCTCAAAACATTGTCTTGAACACGTCCATCATGGACGCTTACTTCCAGAACAAGTCTTACGAGGAGGCTCTGAATCTGTTTGCAAAGATGGAAAACAGAGATGAGGTCCCACCTAACGAGTTCACCTTTGCTGTTTTGTTGAACTCAGTCGCAGAGCTGTGTCTTCTGAAACACGGCGGCCTTCTACACGGCCTTGTCGTTAAATCCGGTTTTAGGAGCCATGTAATGGTTGGCAACGCGTTGGTTAACATGTACGCCAAGAGCGGCAGCATCCAGGACGCGTGGAAAACATTCTCAGGAATGAATTTTAGAGATGTTATTACTTGGAACGTAATGATATGTGGATTCTCACATCATGGACTAGGGAAAGAAGCGCTTGAGGTCTTTGAGGAGATGATGGTAGCGGGAGAGGTCCCTAACCGCATAACTTTCATCGGCGTCTTGCACGCTTGCAGCCATATGGGTTTCGTGGAGCAAGGCCGTTACTACTTTCACCATTTGATGAAACGGTTTAACGTTGAGCCTAATTTGCAGCATTACACATGCGTCGTTGGGCTCTTGAGCAAGGCGGGATTGTTTGAGGAGGTTGAGAGTTTCATGAGAGAAGCTCCGGTCCAATGGGATGTTGTTGCATGGAGTTCTTTGCTAAACGCTTGTTACGTTCGCCGGAACTACAGTTTAGGGAAAAAGGTTGCGGAGTACGCCATCGAGATGTATCCGAACAACTCAGGGATTTACATATTGTTATCTAATATACACGCCAAGTCGAAAGAGTGGGACGGTGTGGCGAGAGTGCGTTCGTTGATGAAGGAGAGGCGAGTCAAGAAGGAGCCTGGAGTGAGCTGGATATGTATACGGAACCAAACGCATACGTTTCTTTCGGAGGATAACCAACACTCGGAGATTGTGCTGATTTACGCAAAGGTGAAGGAGGTTTTGTCGAAGATTAGGCCGTTAGGGTATTCTCCTGATGTTGCTGGGGGTTACCATGATGTAGACGCAGAGCAGAGTGAGAGCAACCTCTCTTATCACAGCGAGAAGCTAGCTGTGGCGTATGGTCTGATGAAAACGCCAGAGAACTCGCCACTGTACGTGACTAAGAACGTGAGGATATGTGATGATTGTCACTCTGCGATCCAGCTTATCTCGAGGCTCTCGAACCGGTTGATAGTTGTCAGAGATTCCAACCGGTTCCACCATTTCCAAAATGGTCAGTGTTCTTGCTGTGATTACTGGTGA
- the LOC106337738 gene encoding probable calcium-binding protein CML45, protein MTVNHLYSLITMEKSSLSQCQHSSAFPLFGLVDIFLNVFFRWVCFAQILFSRCCPLLQHQQYVSEKKSKNLEVQSSITHDDVLCIEDAEMVMQSLGLIPDTESLGLQKRYTAEELSNLFEEKEPSLEEVKQAFDVFDENRDGFLDPVDLQRVLTILGLKQGSYLDNCRRMISSFDGNKDGRINFHGFVKFMENNLC, encoded by the coding sequence ATGACTGTAAACCACTTATACAGTCTTATAACCATGGAAAAGAGTTCCTTGTCCCAATGCCAACACTCTTCTGCTTTCCCTTTGTTTGGTCTGGTGGATATATTCCTCAACGTGTTTTTCAGATGGGTTTGTTTCGCTCAGATCCTTTTCTCCAGGTGTTGCCCACTTCTTCAACACCAACAGTATGTTTCCGAGAAGAAGAGCAAAAATCTCGAGGTTCAGAGCTCAATCACACACGATGATGTTCTTTGCATAGAAGATGCAGAGATGGTGATGCAAAGCTTAGGACTTATCCCCGACACAGAAAGCTTAGGACTTCAGAAACGTTACACTGCTGAAGAGCTTTCTAATCTGTTTGAAGAGAAAGAGCCGAGCTTGGAGGAAGTGAAGCAAGCTTTTGACGTCTTTGATGAAAACAGGGATGGGTTTCTTGATCCAGTAGATTTACAGAGAGTTTTGACAATCCTTGGCTTAAAGCAAGGATCTTACCTTGATAACTGCAGGAGAATGATCAGCTCGTTCGACGGAAACAAAGATGGAAGAATCAATTTCCATGGATTTGTGAAGTTCATGGAAAACAATCTCTGCTAA